In one Echinicola marina genomic region, the following are encoded:
- a CDS encoding lytic transglycosylase domain-containing protein → MRNWKLYTLLSLLINCVVITIAQGQQEDGFIEADDKAFIAPVYDYEFIPDFTYDEVNERVRKMDTGMPFELNETIFAFINYFTVRNREYSKMTLARKEIYFPLFEEALKRHDMPEEIKYLAIIESGLNPKAKSRVGAMGLWQFMPATGRVYDLNVTRDIDERMDPEMATEAACKYLKALHRMFGNWELALAAYNCGPGNVRKAIRRSGGKQTFWGIYNRLPRETRGYIPQFQAIMYVFKYADEHNLILEDGSFPVAHEKVHFNAEMDLEELAEVSGVCLEDLQFLNPSIIKNKVPHAQKHIALRVPKNQANYLVENKGWIIDSLNIREERLLASLAEEKPEEEVAEKLIYKVKRGDALGRIANRYGTSVSDLKAWNGLYSNNIKIGQQLTIYQNPKAFNQQIAESNQAKQDATRLSGNPKTYTVQPGDSLWLIARKLEGVSIEEIKRLNKLNNNKIKPGQKLIIG, encoded by the coding sequence ATGAGAAACTGGAAATTATATACACTCTTATCGCTGTTGATAAACTGTGTCGTGATTACCATAGCTCAAGGTCAACAGGAAGATGGTTTCATTGAAGCTGATGATAAGGCCTTCATAGCACCGGTCTATGATTACGAATTCATTCCTGATTTCACCTATGATGAAGTCAATGAAAGGGTTCGGAAAATGGATACGGGAATGCCTTTCGAGCTGAATGAAACCATCTTTGCTTTTATCAACTATTTTACGGTAAGGAACAGGGAATATTCTAAGATGACCTTGGCACGCAAGGAAATTTATTTCCCATTATTTGAAGAAGCCCTCAAACGTCATGATATGCCAGAAGAAATCAAGTATCTGGCGATCATAGAATCCGGACTAAATCCAAAAGCAAAGTCCAGGGTAGGCGCTATGGGACTTTGGCAGTTTATGCCCGCTACCGGCAGGGTATATGACCTCAATGTCACTAGGGATATTGATGAAAGGATGGACCCAGAAATGGCCACCGAAGCAGCCTGTAAATACTTGAAAGCCCTACACAGGATGTTTGGCAACTGGGAATTGGCGCTTGCAGCTTATAACTGTGGCCCTGGAAATGTACGAAAGGCCATTAGAAGGTCTGGAGGAAAGCAAACCTTCTGGGGAATTTATAATAGGCTACCAAGAGAGACCAGGGGTTACATCCCTCAGTTTCAAGCCATCATGTATGTTTTCAAGTATGCCGATGAACACAACCTTATCCTTGAAGACGGCTCCTTCCCTGTAGCACATGAAAAAGTTCACTTTAATGCAGAAATGGACCTTGAAGAACTCGCTGAAGTGTCCGGTGTTTGTTTGGAAGATCTCCAATTTCTAAACCCATCAATCATTAAAAACAAGGTCCCCCATGCACAAAAACATATTGCACTAAGGGTCCCAAAAAACCAGGCCAACTATTTAGTGGAGAACAAAGGCTGGATTATAGATTCACTTAACATTAGGGAAGAAAGATTATTGGCAAGTTTGGCAGAGGAAAAACCAGAAGAAGAAGTAGCTGAAAAACTGATCTATAAAGTAAAAAGAGGAGATGCTTTAGGCAGGATTGCCAATAGATATGGCACTTCAGTTTCCGACCTTAAAGCTTGGAACGGCCTCTATTCCAATAATATAAAAATCGGCCAACAACTGACCATCTATCAAAACCCTAAAGCCTTCAACCAACAAATCGCGGAAAGCAACCAAGCCAAGCAGGATGCTACACGACTGTCGGGAAATCCAAAAACTTATACAGTACAGCCAGGAGATTCTTTATGGTTAATCGCCCGTAAATTAGAGGGCGTAAGCATCGAAGAAATCAAAAGGCTAAATAAGCTCAACAACAATAAGATCAAACCAGGACAAAAATTGATTATTGGCTAG
- a CDS encoding DUF4837 family protein — MPTKRILILASALLFIALISSCDDLKSESGSNKPKARGGHGEILLVIDSLKYKGPLKDALENVFEEDIKGLVREESIFDIRKVDPRTMTRILKMAFNIVYVTTFDDNKPGSRMINAQFSPQSKEKAMEDESLFMIRNEDEFAQGQEVIYLFGNTEEELVRNLQKNKGKLQNLFEVRERNRLSTAILNRRNGAAEQKAKEKFNLDLSIPASYQFVKEEDNFMWLRQPTPNTQRADISLFFYETDYTSEEQVFPENIIPFRDQILKDRIFGDPDKPNSYLKTETTIIPSFRDIKVDGKYALEIRGQWRTNNISMGGSFLSYIVVDQKRGKLYYMEGFLYYPNETHKSALREIETILLATKFPEAAQ; from the coding sequence ATGCCTACGAAAAGAATATTAATATTAGCCTCAGCTCTACTATTTATCGCCCTTATTTCCAGTTGTGACGACCTTAAGAGTGAATCAGGAAGTAACAAACCCAAAGCTCGAGGAGGACATGGAGAAATACTACTGGTCATCGACTCCCTAAAATACAAGGGGCCTTTAAAGGATGCCTTGGAAAATGTATTCGAGGAAGACATCAAAGGATTGGTAAGGGAAGAAAGCATTTTTGATATTAGGAAAGTTGATCCTAGGACCATGACCAGGATTCTAAAGATGGCCTTTAATATAGTATATGTCACCACCTTTGATGACAATAAACCGGGCAGCAGAATGATCAACGCGCAGTTCAGTCCGCAGTCCAAGGAAAAGGCCATGGAAGATGAATCACTATTCATGATAAGGAATGAGGATGAATTTGCCCAAGGCCAAGAGGTAATCTATTTATTTGGAAACACTGAAGAAGAATTAGTCAGAAATCTTCAGAAAAACAAAGGTAAATTACAAAACCTATTTGAAGTAAGAGAAAGAAACAGACTGAGCACTGCTATCTTGAATCGCAGAAATGGGGCCGCAGAACAAAAAGCCAAAGAGAAATTCAACCTTGATCTGTCTATCCCAGCCTCCTATCAATTCGTTAAGGAAGAAGATAATTTCATGTGGCTGAGACAACCTACCCCCAATACCCAAAGAGCAGATATCAGCCTCTTTTTTTATGAAACAGACTATACTTCAGAAGAGCAAGTATTCCCTGAAAATATCATTCCATTCCGCGATCAAATTTTGAAAGACAGAATTTTTGGTGATCCTGACAAACCTAATTCTTATCTTAAAACTGAAACAACCATCATTCCTTCCTTTAGGGATATCAAAGTCGATGGAAAGTACGCCCTAGAAATTCGAGGACAATGGAGAACCAATAATATTAGCATGGGAGGCTCATTTCTTTCTTATATTGTAGTGGACCAAAAAAGAGGAAAACTATACTATATGGAAGGCTTCCTCTATTATCCAAATGAAACCCACAAATCAGCCTTGAGGGAAATAGAGACCATACTATTGGCCACTAAATTCCCGGAAGCTGCTCAATAA
- a CDS encoding NADP-dependent malic enzyme translates to MAIKIRKEDALGYHSQGSPGKIEVVPTKPLSSQMDLALAYSPGVAEPCLEIAAQKENVYKYTAKGNLVAVISNGTAVLGLGDIGPEAGKPVMEGKGVLFKKFAGIDVFDIEIDEKDPKNLIQIIKSLEPTFGGVNLEDIKAPECFEIEQALKKEMKIPVMHDDQHGTAIISGAALLNALEIVDKKIEDIKLVVLGAGAAAISCTRFYVSLGVKKENLVMVDKDGVITVDREDLDDIRREFAYAGNDLHNLADVMKGADVFLGLSAGNIVSPEHIKLMAENPIVFALANPNPEIAYDLATSTREDLIMATGRSDYPNQVNNVLGFPYIFRGALDVRATGINEEMKLATAHAIAKLAKEPVPDIVNKAYGDDQLGFGRKYLIPKPLDPRLITTIAPAVAKAAMDTGVAQNPITDWEAYELELQERIGIDQRLMSRVISRAKKNPKRVVFAEADNRKILKAAQLIIDEKIGEPILLGNRETIMKLIEENSLELDNVSIIDPFEDPERLERYGKILYDKRKRKGLTPFEGQKLMRDRNYFGAMMVELGEADALISGLTKDYPKTILPALHVIGVKKDVDRVAGMYIMNSDKGPFFFADTTVNVNPTVDQMVEIIGLTADAVRFFDLEPRVAVLSYSNFGSAKGNTPTKTALATAKAKAKFPDLVIEGEMQGNVALSEEIQQENYPFSALASKKANTLIFPNLSSGNIAYKLVAGIGNAEAIGPILLGMNKPVHILQLGSSIREIVNMVAIAVVDAQSHEKV, encoded by the coding sequence ATGGCGATAAAAATCAGAAAAGAAGACGCACTTGGGTATCATAGCCAAGGTAGTCCGGGAAAAATCGAAGTAGTTCCCACCAAACCTTTATCTAGCCAGATGGACCTGGCGCTAGCTTACTCTCCAGGTGTAGCTGAACCCTGTTTAGAAATTGCCGCTCAAAAGGAAAATGTCTATAAATACACCGCTAAGGGCAATTTGGTAGCTGTAATTTCCAATGGAACTGCTGTCCTCGGCCTTGGGGATATTGGACCTGAAGCAGGTAAACCAGTAATGGAAGGGAAAGGAGTACTTTTTAAAAAATTTGCCGGTATCGATGTTTTCGACATTGAAATTGATGAAAAAGACCCAAAAAACCTTATCCAGATCATTAAATCATTAGAGCCTACTTTTGGCGGGGTAAATCTGGAAGATATCAAAGCTCCTGAATGTTTTGAAATAGAGCAAGCCCTTAAAAAAGAAATGAAAATCCCAGTCATGCACGATGACCAGCATGGCACGGCTATTATTTCCGGTGCGGCACTGCTCAATGCCCTGGAAATTGTCGACAAGAAAATTGAAGATATTAAGCTTGTCGTCCTGGGGGCTGGAGCAGCGGCCATTTCATGTACAAGATTTTACGTATCCCTAGGGGTAAAAAAGGAAAATCTGGTCATGGTCGATAAAGACGGGGTGATTACTGTAGACAGAGAAGACCTAGATGATATTAGAAGAGAATTTGCTTATGCAGGTAATGACCTTCACAATCTTGCCGATGTTATGAAAGGCGCTGATGTATTTCTAGGGCTTTCTGCCGGAAATATAGTTTCCCCAGAACATATCAAATTAATGGCCGAAAACCCCATTGTATTTGCCTTGGCCAACCCTAATCCTGAAATCGCCTATGACCTAGCAACTTCTACCAGAGAAGATTTGATCATGGCAACAGGTAGATCTGATTATCCCAATCAGGTAAATAATGTTTTGGGCTTTCCCTATATTTTCCGGGGTGCCTTGGATGTAAGGGCCACAGGAATCAATGAAGAAATGAAATTGGCCACGGCCCATGCCATTGCAAAATTGGCCAAGGAGCCCGTACCAGATATTGTCAATAAAGCCTATGGAGATGACCAGCTGGGATTTGGAAGAAAATACCTCATTCCCAAACCTCTGGACCCAAGACTGATCACAACCATTGCCCCTGCCGTGGCCAAAGCTGCCATGGACACCGGTGTTGCCCAAAACCCTATTACGGATTGGGAAGCCTATGAACTGGAACTACAGGAAAGAATCGGCATTGACCAGCGATTGATGTCCAGGGTAATTTCCAGAGCCAAGAAGAATCCAAAACGTGTGGTGTTTGCTGAAGCGGACAACCGTAAAATCCTTAAAGCTGCTCAGCTTATTATTGATGAAAAAATTGGTGAACCAATACTCCTTGGTAACCGGGAAACCATCATGAAGCTGATCGAAGAAAATTCTCTGGAACTGGACAATGTTTCCATTATTGATCCATTTGAAGATCCTGAAAGATTGGAACGCTATGGAAAAATCCTATATGATAAGCGTAAGCGTAAAGGCTTAACGCCCTTTGAAGGCCAAAAACTAATGCGGGACCGGAATTACTTCGGAGCCATGATGGTGGAGCTTGGCGAAGCAGATGCCTTAATTTCAGGTTTGACCAAGGATTACCCAAAGACTATCCTTCCTGCCCTTCACGTAATAGGCGTGAAAAAGGATGTCGACCGTGTAGCGGGGATGTATATTATGAATTCTGACAAAGGACCTTTCTTCTTTGCTGACACGACAGTAAACGTCAACCCTACTGTGGATCAAATGGTAGAAATCATCGGGTTGACTGCTGATGCTGTACGGTTCTTTGATTTGGAACCAAGGGTAGCAGTACTCTCCTACTCCAATTTTGGCTCAGCAAAAGGTAATACGCCAACTAAAACGGCTTTGGCTACTGCCAAGGCAAAAGCTAAATTCCCTGACTTGGTCATTGAAGGGGAAATGCAGGGCAATGTGGCATTAAGTGAAGAAATCCAACAGGAAAATTATCCTTTCAGCGCCCTAGCAAGCAAAAAAGCCAATACTTTGATCTTTCCTAACTTGAGCTCTGGAAACATTGCCTATAAACTGGTAGCAGGAATTGGCAATGCAGAAGCTATCGGCCCAATTCTTTTGGGAATGAACAAACCAGTGCATATCTTACAGCTGGGCAGTTCTATTAGGGAAATTGTCAATATGGTTGCCATTGCAGTGGTGGATGCCCAAAGTCACGAAAAAGTATGA
- the ruvA gene encoding Holliday junction branch migration protein RuvA, with the protein MIDYLKGKLVTKDPTYVVIDINGIGYHVKISLNTYSQIKDEEQIMLLTHLHIKEDAHTLFGFKEEQEKKLFLLLISISGVGPNTGLMILSSLNVEELGTAILHDDHKTIQRVKGVGAKTAQRIVLELKDKIQKEGIETSAAITAGFVQPNHAIKEEALQALLTLGFTKAVAEKNINTILKKSGKEISLEELIKASLRST; encoded by the coding sequence ATGATAGATTATTTAAAAGGAAAACTAGTTACCAAAGACCCCACCTATGTGGTCATTGATATTAACGGGATAGGTTATCATGTCAAAATATCCTTGAACACCTATTCTCAGATAAAAGATGAGGAGCAGATAATGCTCCTCACTCATTTGCATATCAAAGAAGATGCCCATACCCTTTTTGGCTTTAAAGAAGAGCAGGAAAAAAAACTTTTTTTGCTATTAATTTCCATCAGTGGAGTAGGTCCCAATACAGGATTGATGATTTTATCCTCATTAAATGTGGAAGAGTTGGGCACAGCTATTCTCCATGATGACCACAAAACCATTCAAAGGGTTAAAGGTGTCGGAGCCAAAACGGCCCAAAGGATTGTGTTGGAACTTAAGGATAAAATCCAAAAAGAAGGCATAGAAACCTCCGCTGCCATTACTGCTGGCTTTGTCCAACCAAACCATGCCATCAAAGAAGAAGCTTTACAGGCTCTTTTAACCTTGGGCTTCACCAAGGCTGTAGCAGAAAAAAATATCAATACAATTTTGAAAAAAAGCGGCAAAGAAATTTCTTTGGAAGAATTAATTAAAGCATCTTTAAGGTCAACTTAA